The Streptomyces noursei ATCC 11455 sequence GCACCGCCCAGCTGCACTGGCTGGAGTCGGTCCTGCAGTCGCACAGCAGCCGCTGGTACGACACCGACGGCCGCACGGTGCGCGGCAGCGGCGGCGACTGTCTGATCGTCCTGTTCAGCCACCACACCAGCGCCAGCATGGGCAATCTGCTGCCCGACCCCTACCGGCCCTTCGAGGCCCGGCACGACGGCAAGGCCCTGGTCGACCTGCTCCAGCGCTACCCGAACGTGGTCGCCTGGGTGAACGGCCACACCCACGAGAACCGCATCACCCCGCACGGCCACGCGGTGCCCGAGCGCGCCTTCTGGGAGATCAACACCGCCTCCCACGTCGACTTCCCGCAGCACGCCCGGATCATCGAGCTGGCCGACAACGGCGACGGCACGCTGTCCCTGTTCACCACCCTGATCGAGTCCGCCGCGCCGTACGTCGCCGACATCACCGACACCTCCGACGCCGGGCTCGCCGCCCTCTACCGCGAGCTGTCGTACAACGACCCGTACGCCACGCCGGACGCCAAGATCGGCACCCCCGCCGACCACAACACCGAGCTGCTGCTGACCCGCCCCGGGAAGTGAGCCGGCCGGCGCGGGCCGGGGCTACGCCCCGTCCTCGTCCCGCGCCGCCGCGCCGCGCTCTTGTCCGTACGGGCCGAGCACCTCGCCCTCGGTCACCCGGCGCACCGCCTCCGCCAGGTCGGCGCCGGTGGGCATCGCGTCCGGCCGGACCAGCGACTGCACCATCAGGCCGGTGAGCAGCGCCTGGTAGAAGGAGCCGACGATCCGGGCGGCCGTGGCATCGACCTCGGTGTCCGACACCCCCTCGAAGATCGCGACCAGCCCCTGTACCGGACAAGCGTCTTACACGGATGTACCGCCCGTGTCACCGGTCCCCGGCGTGCCCGTCGTCCCGGTGCCCCGGCTCGGCCCCGGGCCGATCAGTCCGTAGTGGCGGTAGAGCCGGTCCTCCTCGGACGGGTCGAGATGGCCGTGGGCGTCGATCCGCGGCGTCTCCTTGATCGTGTGCTTGGTGTGCGGCAGGTGCAGTTCGTCGCCGACCCGCCGGGCCCCGGCCAGCGGCACGAAGGTCTCCTTCAGCCCGAACAGCCCGGTCCGCACGGTGATCCACTCGGGCTCGTCGGTCGCGTCGTCCCGGTACACCTGCTGGACGAGGCCGAGCTTGGCGCCCTCCGCGTCCACCACGTGCAGTCCGGTCAGGCTCTGCGGGGTGTCCCCCACGGGTGCGTTCATGGCGTCCCGCCTCCTTCCGTGCGCACCGGCTGCCTGCGCGCACAGTTCCCATTGCGCGCCGGTCACGCCGACCCAGCGACTCGGCGGCCCCGCCGGCACCGGGCCCCGGCGGGCCACCCCTAACCCATTCGAGTGAATCGCCGTACGCGTCGTCGGCCCTCGCGGACACCGGTGCCGCACCCTGCACGCGCCCCGTACACCGCCCCGACGGCCACGGGCCCGGACCCCGCCGAAGCGGGGACCGGGCCCGTGGAACCACGAGAGCCCAAGGCTCAGTGGGTGAGGTTCACCGCGCGCACCGAGGTCGCGCCGATCTCCTCGGAGATCTCCGACAGCACGTTCGCCGGAATGGTGTCGTCGACCGTCAGCACGACCAGCGCCTCACCGCCGACGTCGGCACGGGCGACCTGCATGCCGCCGATGTTGATGCCCGCCTCGCCCAGGATCCGGCCGACGGTGCCGACGACGCCGGGGCGGTCGGTGTAGCGCAGGAACGCCATGTGGTCGGCGAGCGCCAGGTCGATGGAGTGGTCACCGACCGCGACGACCTTCTGGACGTTCTTGTGGCCGGCGAGCGTGCCGGAGATCGACACCTCCTCGCCACTGGCGAGGGTGCCGCGCACGGTGACCACGTTGCGGTGCTCGGGCGACTCGCTGCTGGTGGTCAGCCGCACCTCGACGCCGCGCTCCTGCGCGAAGAGCGGGGCGTTGACGTAGGACACCGTCTCCGCGACGACGTCCTCGAACACGCCCTTGAGCGCGGAGAGTTCGAGCACCTTCACGTCGTGCTGGGTGATCTCGCCGTACACCTCGACGTCGAGGCGCATGGCGACCTCGCCGGCCAGCGCGGTGAAGATCCGGCCCAGCCGCTCGGCCAGCGGCAGGCCGGGCTTGACGTCCTCGGCGATCACGCCGCCCTGGACGTTGACCGCGTCCGGGACCAGCTCGCCGGCGAGCGCCAGCCGCACCGACTTGGCGACCGCGATACCGGCCTTCTCCTGCGCCTCGCCCGTCGAGGCGCCCAGGTGCGGGGTGCACACGACCTGGTCGAACGCGAACAGCGGCGAGTCGGTGCAGGGCTCGACGGCGTACACGTCGAGGCCCGCGCCGGCCACCCGGCCCTCCTTGAGCGCGGTGGCCAGCGCCTCCTCGTCGACGATGCCACCGCGGGCGGCGTTGACGATCCGGACGCTCGGCTTGACCTTGTGCAGCGCCTCGTCGCCGATCAGGCCGATGGTCTCGGGGGTCTTGGGGAGGTGGACGGTGATGAAGTCCGAGACCTCCAGCAGCTCGTCCAGGGTCAGCAGCTTGACGCCCATCTGCGCGGCGCGGGCCGGCTGGACGTAGGGGTCGTAGGCCACGACCTTCATGCCGAACGCGGACATCCGCTGGGCGACCAGCACGCCGATCCGGCCGAGGCCGACCACGCCGAGGGTCTTCTCGCTGAGCTCGACGCCGGTGTACTTGCTGCGCTTCCACTCGCCGTTCTTCAGCGCGGTGTTGGCCTGCGGGATGTTGCGCGCGGTGGCGACCAGCAGACCGCAGGCCAGCTCGGCGGCGGTGACGATGTTGGAGGTCGGGGCGTTCACGACCATCACGCCGGCCTTGGTGGCGGCGGAGACGTCGACGTTGTCCAGGCCCACGCCGGCCCGGGCGATGACCTTCAGCTTCTTGGCGGCGGCGATCGCCTCGCCGTCGACCTTCGTCGCGCTGCGCACGAGGATGGCATCGACGTCGACGATGGCGGGAAGCAGTTCGGCGCGATCGGCGCCGTTGCAGTGCCGGATCTCGAAATCCGGGCCGAGGGCGTCGACGGTGGCCGGCGAGAGCTCCTCGGCGATCAGTACAACGGGTTTACCCGGGTTGGCAGTGCTCACGTGGTCTTCAGTCCTCATCTGGTCCGCTGGAGGTACCGCCCATGCCCTTGGGGCAGTGGGGGACGACGGCCGTCCCGACGGCCGAAGGCGGTAGGGGGAATGCCGCGTGGAAGACGCACGACGCTGTGAGCCTGACGCGCTTGTGTCGAGCAGTGTAGTGGCGGGGCACGGCACGGTCTGTGCCGAAGCGTAAGGATCACTCATGCGTGGTTCTACGCGGTGGACAAGGTGGTGCGGCGACATATGGACGAGGGGGCCGCGAGCAGTGTCGCGACCCCCTCGTCCCACGGCTTACGCCTCGTCGTCCACCCAGCTCATCAGCTTGCGCAGCTTCTTGCCGGTGGTCTCCAGCAGGTGGTTCTCGTCGGCCTTCTTGTACTCGTTGTACTTCGGCAGGCCGGCGTTGTACTCCGCCATCCAGTTGTTGGCGAAGGTGCCGTCCTGGATCTCGGTGAGCACCTTCTTCATCTCGGCCTTGGTGGCGTCGGTGATGATCCGCGGGCCGGTGACGTAGTCGCCCCACTCGGCGGTCTCGGAGACCGACCAGCGCATCTTCTCCAGACCGCCCTCGTACATGAGGTCCACGATCAGCTTCAGCTCGTGGAGGCACTCGAAGTAGGCGATCTCGGGCTGGTAGCCCGCCTCGACCAGGGTCTCGAAGCCCGCCTTGACCAGCGCCGAGGCACCGCCGCAGAGCACCGCCTGCTCACCGAACAGGTCGGTCTCGGTCTCCTCGGTGAAGGTGGTCTTGATGACGCCGGCGCGGGTGCCGCCGATGCCCTTGGCGTAGGAGAGCGCCAGGTCGAACGCCTTGCCGGAGGCGTCCTGCTCGACGGCCGCGATGCACGGCACGCCGCGGCCCTCCTCGTACTGGCGGCGGACCAGGTGGCCGGGGCCCTTGGGGGCGACCATGCAGACGTCCACGCCGGCCGGGGCCTTGATGAAGCCGTAGCGGATGTTCAGGCCGTGCCCGAAGAACAGCGCGTCGCCGTCCTTGAGGTGCTCCTTGATGGACTCCTCGTAGACCTTGGCCTGGATCGGGTCCGGGACCAGGATCATGATGACGTCCGCCTCGGCCGCCGCCTCGGCCGGCGTCACCACGCGCAGGCCCTGCTCCTCGGCCTTGGCCTTCGACTTGGAACCCTCGTGCAGACCGACGCGCACGTCGACGCCCGAGTCGCGCAGGGACAGCGCGTGGGCGTGCCCCTGGCTCCCGTAACCGATGACCGCGACCTTGCGGTTCTGGATGATGGACAGGTCGGCGTCGTCGTCGTAGAACAGCTCGGCAGCCACTTCGGTTTTCTCCTTGGATCTAGCGGGGTGCCCACACAGTACGTCGGGCGAGGAGGGAAAAGTCGGGGGGTCTCGGCATACGGTCCGAACGGACCGCCGGAATCAGGCCGTACGGTCCAGCGCGCGCAGCGAGCGGTCGGTGATGGACCGGGCGCCACGGCCTATCGCGATGGTGCCGGACTGCACCAGTTCCTTGATGCCGAAGGGCTCCAGCATCCGGAGCATCGCCTCCAGCTTGTCGCTGGACCCGGTGGCCTCGATCGTCACGGCGTCCGGCGAGACGTCCACGGTCTTGGCGCGGAAGAGCTGGACGATCTCGACGATCTGGGAGCGGGTCTCGTTGTCGGCGCGGACCTTCGCCAGGACCAGTTCGCGCTGGATGGCCGAGCCCGGCTCCAGCTCGACGATCTTCAGGACGTTGACGAGCTTGTTGAGCTGTTTGGTGACCTGCTCCAGCGGCAGCTTCTCGACGCTGACCACGATGGTGATGCGGGAGATGTCGGGGTGCTCGGTGACCCCCACCGCCAGCGAGTCGATGTTGAAGCCGCGGCGGGAGAACAGCGCGGCGATCCGGGCGAGGATGCCGGGGGTGTTCTCCACCAGGACGGAGAGCGTGTGCTTGGACATGTCGTCTTCTCTCTTCTTCCGTGCGTCCGTGACGTCCTGGGTCAGTCGTCTTCGTTGTCGCCGAAGTCGGGACGCACGCCCCGGGCGGCCATGACCTCGTCGTTGGAGGTGCCGGCGGCGACCATCGGCCACACCTGGGCATCCTCGTGGACGATGAAGTCGACCACCACCGGGCGGTCGTTGATGGCGTTGGCCTCTTCGATGACCTTGTCCAGCTCGGCCGGGTCCTCGCAGCGCAGTGCGGCGCAGCCCATCGCCTCGGCCAGCTTGACGAAGTCCGGCACGCGGGTGCCCTTGGCCTGCGGGTTGATGTCCTCGGGGCCGCTGTGCAGCACGGTGTTGGAGTAGCGCTGGTTGTAGAAGAGGGTCTGCCACTGGCGGACCATGCCCAGCGCGCCGTTGTTGATGATCGCGACCTTGATCGGGATGTTGTTCAGCGCGCAGGTGACCAGTTCCTGATTGGTCATCTGGAAGCAGCCGTCGCCGTCGATCGCCCAGACCGTGCGGTCCGGCTTGCCGGCCTTGGCGCCCATCGCGGCGGGCACCGCGTAGCCCATGGTGCCGGCGCCGCCGGAGTTCAGCCAGGTGGCGGGCCGCTCGTAGTGGATGAAGTGGGCGGCCCACATCTGGTGCTGGCCGACGCCCGCGGCGAAGATCGTGTCGGCCGGGGCGAGCTTGCCGATCCGCTCGATGACCTGCTGCGGGGAGAGGCTGCCGTCGTCCGGCAGGTCGTAGCCCAGCGGGTAGGTCTCGCGCCAGCGGTTGAGGTCCTTCCACCAGGCGCCGTAGTCGCCCGTGTGGCCGGCCTCGTGCTCGGCCTGGACCGCGACGATCAGGTCGGCGATGACCTCGCGGGCGTCCCCGACGATCGGCACGTCCGCGGCGCGGTTCTTGCCGATCTCCGCCGGGTCGATGTCCGCGTGCACGACCTTGGCGTACGGGGCGAAGGAGTCCAGCTTGCCGGTGACCCGGTCGTCGAAGCGGGCGCCGAGGGTGATCAGCAGGTCGGCCTTCTGCAGCGCGGCGACCGCGGTGACCGAGCCGTGCATGCCCGGCATGCCGAGGTGCTGCGGGTGGCTGTCGGGGAAGGCGCCCAGCGCCATCAGGGTGGTGGTGACCGGGGCGCCGGTCAGCTCGGCGAGCACCTTCAGCTCGGCGGTGGCGCCGGCCTTCAGGACGCCGCCGCCGACGTAGAGCACCGGGCGCTTGGACTCGGCGATCAGCCGGGCGGCCTCGCGGATCTGCTTGGCGTGCGGCTTGGTGACGGGGCGATAGCCCGGCAGGTCGGTCTGCGGCGGCCACACGAAGGTGGTCTGTGCCTGGAGGGCGTCTTTGGCGATGTCGACCAGGACCGGGCCGGGGCGGCCGGTGGAGGCGACGTGGAACGCCTCGGCGATCGTCTTGGGGATGTCGGCCGGGTCGGTGACCAGCCAGTTGTGCTTGGTGATCGGCATGGTGATGCCGCAGATGTCCGCCTCCTGGAAGGCGTCCGTGCCGATCGACTTGGACGAGACCTGACCGGTGATCGCGACCAGCGGCACGGAGTCCATGTGCGCGTCGGCGATCGGGGTGACGAGGTTGGTGGCGCCCGGCCCGGACGTCGCCATGCAGACCCCGACCTTGCCGGTGGCCTGGGCGTATCCGGTGGCGGCGTGTCCCGCGCCCTGCTCGTGCCGCACCAGCACGTGCCGGACCTTCGAGGAGTCCATCATCGGGTCGTACGCCGGGAGGATCGCACCGCCGGGGATGCCGAACACGGTGTCGGCCCCGACCTCCTCCAGCGAACGGATGAGGGACTGCGCGCCCGTGACGTGCTCGACGGTCGCGGGCTGGTGCGATCCGCCGGAGTTACGGGCCCGCGGCTGCGGATGGTGGGCCCCGGTGGCCTGCTCGGTCATCTGCGTCTCTTCTCGAAGCTGAGGGTTTTGGCGGGATTTGTGAGGTTGCGATGCAACAAAAAACCCCTCGTGCCGTGAGGCAAGCGAGGGGAGCGCGTCGGTGTGGTCAGCTGGGTTCGTCAGGGTCCCAGCTTCAGCCGACGCGCTTTCCAAGTACGAGAATTCGGGTGCGCATGGCACTGACCCTCCCCCTCCCGTGCACCGAGTGTCAAGTGGGTGGGACGGAGGTCTCACTATTTGGGCGCAACGGGGGATGTCTCCGCCTCTCCGGCCGCCGCACCGTGCCGGACGGGACGGCTGCCGCTGAGGACCACCGCCCGCCCCGGGCCGGTCAGGTCCGGCACCGGGTAGCTGCCACGGGTCAGTGCGCGACGCAGCCGATGCTCGTCCAGCGGACCGGAGAAGGCCAGCCCCATGCCGTGGGTGCACCCCATCGAGCGCAGCGCCAACACCTGTTCGGGTAGATCCACGCCCTCCGCGACCGACTGCATGCCGAGGTCGGAGGCGATCCGCAGCAGCCCGGCGGTGATCTTGTGCAGTCGGGGGGACTCCACCACCCCGTCGATCAGCCCGCGGTCCAGCCGCAGGACGTCGATGGGGAGCCGGCGCAGCGCGTTCATCGCGGCGTACCCGCTGCCGAAGCCGTCCAGCGCGGTCCGCACGCCGAGCCGGCGCAGCGCGACCAGCCGGCGCTCCAGGTCGTCGAGCGGGATCCGGGGGTCGCTTTCGGACAGTTCCAGGACGAGCGCGCCCGTCGGCAGGCCGTGCCGGGCGAGCAGCGCCTCGATGGCCTTGGGGGTCAGCGCGCGGTCCAGCAGGCGCCGGGCGGAGAGCCGGACGGCGACCGGGACCTGGTGACCGGCGCGGTGCCGGGCG is a genomic window containing:
- a CDS encoding PRC-barrel domain-containing protein translates to MNAPVGDTPQSLTGLHVVDAEGAKLGLVQQVYRDDATDEPEWITVRTGLFGLKETFVPLAGARRVGDELHLPHTKHTIKETPRIDAHGHLDPSEEDRLYRHYGLIGPGPSRGTGTTGTPGTGDTGGTSV
- the serA gene encoding phosphoglycerate dehydrogenase, encoding MRTEDHVSTANPGKPVVLIAEELSPATVDALGPDFEIRHCNGADRAELLPAIVDVDAILVRSATKVDGEAIAAAKKLKVIARAGVGLDNVDVSAATKAGVMVVNAPTSNIVTAAELACGLLVATARNIPQANTALKNGEWKRSKYTGVELSEKTLGVVGLGRIGVLVAQRMSAFGMKVVAYDPYVQPARAAQMGVKLLTLDELLEVSDFITVHLPKTPETIGLIGDEALHKVKPSVRIVNAARGGIVDEEALATALKEGRVAGAGLDVYAVEPCTDSPLFAFDQVVCTPHLGASTGEAQEKAGIAVAKSVRLALAGELVPDAVNVQGGVIAEDVKPGLPLAERLGRIFTALAGEVAMRLDVEVYGEITQHDVKVLELSALKGVFEDVVAETVSYVNAPLFAQERGVEVRLTTSSESPEHRNVVTVRGTLASGEEVSISGTLAGHKNVQKVVAVGDHSIDLALADHMAFLRYTDRPGVVGTVGRILGEAGINIGGMQVARADVGGEALVVLTVDDTIPANVLSEISEEIGATSVRAVNLTH
- the ilvC gene encoding ketol-acid reductoisomerase, coding for MAAELFYDDDADLSIIQNRKVAVIGYGSQGHAHALSLRDSGVDVRVGLHEGSKSKAKAEEQGLRVVTPAEAAAEADVIMILVPDPIQAKVYEESIKEHLKDGDALFFGHGLNIRYGFIKAPAGVDVCMVAPKGPGHLVRRQYEEGRGVPCIAAVEQDASGKAFDLALSYAKGIGGTRAGVIKTTFTEETETDLFGEQAVLCGGASALVKAGFETLVEAGYQPEIAYFECLHELKLIVDLMYEGGLEKMRWSVSETAEWGDYVTGPRIITDATKAEMKKVLTEIQDGTFANNWMAEYNAGLPKYNEYKKADENHLLETTGKKLRKLMSWVDDEA
- the ilvN gene encoding acetolactate synthase small subunit, whose translation is MSKHTLSVLVENTPGILARIAALFSRRGFNIDSLAVGVTEHPDISRITIVVSVEKLPLEQVTKQLNKLVNVLKIVELEPGSAIQRELVLAKVRADNETRSQIVEIVQLFRAKTVDVSPDAVTIEATGSSDKLEAMLRMLEPFGIKELVQSGTIAIGRGARSITDRSLRALDRTA
- a CDS encoding acetolactate synthase large subunit, whose translation is MTEQATGAHHPQPRARNSGGSHQPATVEHVTGAQSLIRSLEEVGADTVFGIPGGAILPAYDPMMDSSKVRHVLVRHEQGAGHAATGYAQATGKVGVCMATSGPGATNLVTPIADAHMDSVPLVAITGQVSSKSIGTDAFQEADICGITMPITKHNWLVTDPADIPKTIAEAFHVASTGRPGPVLVDIAKDALQAQTTFVWPPQTDLPGYRPVTKPHAKQIREAARLIAESKRPVLYVGGGVLKAGATAELKVLAELTGAPVTTTLMALGAFPDSHPQHLGMPGMHGSVTAVAALQKADLLITLGARFDDRVTGKLDSFAPYAKVVHADIDPAEIGKNRAADVPIVGDAREVIADLIVAVQAEHEAGHTGDYGAWWKDLNRWRETYPLGYDLPDDGSLSPQQVIERIGKLAPADTIFAAGVGQHQMWAAHFIHYERPATWLNSGGAGTMGYAVPAAMGAKAGKPDRTVWAIDGDGCFQMTNQELVTCALNNIPIKVAIINNGALGMVRQWQTLFYNQRYSNTVLHSGPEDINPQAKGTRVPDFVKLAEAMGCAALRCEDPAELDKVIEEANAINDRPVVVDFIVHEDAQVWPMVAAGTSNDEVMAARGVRPDFGDNEDD